A window of Gemmatimonadales bacterium contains these coding sequences:
- a CDS encoding NYN domain-containing protein has translation MTQPLIRPARHLSQPTVHSLNAALLIDFDNVTLGIRSDLAKELRTLLNSDIIKGKVAVQRAYADWRRYPQYIVPLSEASVDLIFAPAFGTTKKNATDIRLAIDAVELIFTRPEIGTFILLSGDSDFSTMVIKLKEYGKYVIGVGIRESASDLLIQNCDEYYSYSDLAGLTKETDTPSIQRDPWELAREAVAQMARHGDVMRSDRLKQVMQQIDPNFDEKTAGFSRFSKFVVEAGQRGILHVSKLDNGQYEVAPTGAPAAAAAEPSEPRGAREGRAARDGHARDGRAPREGREAREEGRRGRGRGRGRGRGERERRDEGRAAPARSVEVRSDGALTLASAFRLLGQALTELKPPVPHEALRLRMVALHGRDDALLEPTRFVQLLRQANDAEVADVRKLSDTEFEVSPHPFDERRALTRPADAPAEEPAAPVDHEPITLVAEPVGPPGPPNGQRPALRFRRGSRGPSRPGEIPLIGVVQVERAEFAPQPEAEAEASQPEAPAPPARPKRRPRKRAATPKAAAATAPEPNASSPAGGETAPPPKKRARTRARKPAQ, from the coding sequence GTGACCCAACCGCTGATTCGCCCCGCCCGGCATCTGAGCCAGCCGACCGTCCACTCGCTGAACGCCGCCCTGCTGATCGACTTCGACAACGTTACGCTCGGCATCCGCTCCGACCTCGCGAAGGAGCTCCGCACGCTGCTCAACAGCGACATCATCAAGGGTAAGGTCGCGGTGCAGCGTGCCTACGCCGACTGGCGCCGCTACCCGCAGTACATCGTGCCGCTCTCCGAAGCGTCGGTGGACCTCATCTTCGCGCCCGCGTTCGGCACCACCAAGAAAAACGCGACCGACATCCGCCTCGCCATCGACGCCGTCGAGCTCATCTTCACCCGTCCCGAGATCGGTACGTTCATCCTGCTCTCGGGCGACAGCGACTTCTCGACGATGGTGATCAAGCTGAAGGAGTACGGCAAGTACGTCATCGGCGTCGGGATTCGCGAGTCGGCGAGCGATCTGCTGATCCAGAACTGCGACGAGTACTACTCGTACAGCGATCTCGCCGGCCTCACGAAAGAGACGGATACGCCGTCGATCCAGCGCGATCCGTGGGAGCTCGCGCGGGAGGCCGTCGCGCAGATGGCCCGACATGGCGACGTCATGCGCTCGGACCGGCTCAAGCAGGTCATGCAGCAGATCGATCCCAACTTCGACGAGAAGACCGCGGGATTCAGCCGCTTCAGCAAGTTCGTGGTCGAGGCGGGCCAGCGGGGCATCCTGCACGTGAGCAAGCTGGACAACGGCCAGTACGAGGTGGCGCCGACCGGCGCGCCGGCTGCGGCGGCGGCCGAGCCGAGCGAGCCGCGCGGAGCGCGCGAAGGCCGGGCCGCAAGAGACGGCCACGCGCGTGATGGGCGGGCGCCGCGGGAGGGCCGGGAGGCGCGCGAGGAGGGGCGGCGCGGTCGAGGCCGGGGCAGGGGTCGTGGGCGTGGGGAGCGGGAACGGCGCGACGAGGGGCGCGCCGCACCGGCGCGCTCGGTCGAGGTCCGGAGCGACGGAGCGCTCACGCTCGCGAGCGCATTTCGATTGCTGGGACAGGCGCTCACCGAGCTCAAGCCGCCGGTGCCGCATGAGGCGCTTCGGCTCCGCATGGTTGCATTGCACGGCCGCGACGATGCGCTGCTCGAGCCCACGCGTTTCGTGCAGTTGCTCCGGCAGGCGAACGACGCGGAAGTTGCCGACGTGAGAAAGCTGAGCGACACCGAGTTCGAAGTATCGCCGCATCCTTTCGACGAGCGGCGGGCGCTGACGCGGCCGGCCGATGCGCCGGCTGAAGAGCCCGCCGCGCCGGTCGACCACGAGCCGATTACGCTCGTAGCGGAACCCGTGGGGCCACCGGGCCCCCCCAATGGTCAGCGGCCCGCGCTCCGGTTCCGCCGTGGATCGCGCGGACCCTCGCGTCCCGGCGAGATCCCGCTGATCGGCGTGGTGCAGGTGGAGCGCGCGGAGTTCGCTCCGCAGCCCGAAGCGGAAGCCGAAGCATCACAGCCCGAGGCGCCCGCGCCGCCCGCCCGACCCAAGCGGCGCCCGCGGAAGCGGGCGGCCACGCCCAAAGCCGCGGCGGCAACGGCACCCGAGCCGAATGCCTCCAGCCCCGCCGGCGGCGAAACCGCGCCTCCTCCCAAGAAGCGGGCGCGGACGCGAGCCAGAAAGCCGGCACAGTGA
- the wecB gene encoding UDP-N-acetylglucosamine 2-epimerase (non-hydrolyzing) yields MHRLLHVVGARPNFMKAAAVLHAGRGRPQLAQALVHTGQHYDDAMSARFFADLALPAPDAALEVGSGTHAEQTARALVAFEPVLDRVQPDWVVVYGDVNSTLASALCAAKKGVPVAHVEAGVRSGDRAMPEELNRVLTDQLATLCLTPNREADAILAREGVPPSRIRCVGNVMMDTLTRLGGAAAALGVPERLGLAERGYAVATFHRPANVDDPEALGQLLAGLGAVARELPVVFPMHPRTRARVEALGPVCPTPGVRVMEPLGYLEMIGLVRSAAVVLTDSGGLQVEAASLGTPCVTVRPTTEWTETIRLGLNRLARRDGMAQAVRAALGAKPARGVRAEGWDGAAGGRVLDALLAPLPAAAPRA; encoded by the coding sequence GTGCATCGTCTTCTCCACGTCGTCGGCGCGCGGCCCAATTTCATGAAGGCCGCGGCGGTGCTCCACGCCGGCCGCGGCCGGCCCCAGCTCGCGCAAGCTCTCGTCCACACCGGCCAGCATTACGATGACGCGATGAGCGCCCGGTTCTTCGCCGATCTCGCTCTGCCTGCGCCGGACGCCGCGCTCGAGGTGGGCTCAGGCACGCATGCCGAGCAGACCGCACGCGCACTCGTCGCGTTCGAGCCGGTACTCGATCGCGTGCAGCCCGACTGGGTGGTCGTCTACGGCGATGTGAACTCCACGCTTGCCTCCGCGCTCTGCGCGGCCAAGAAAGGAGTGCCGGTGGCGCATGTGGAGGCCGGCGTGCGGAGCGGCGATCGCGCGATGCCCGAAGAGCTGAACCGGGTGCTCACCGATCAACTCGCCACGCTCTGCCTCACGCCGAATCGCGAGGCCGATGCGATCCTTGCGCGCGAAGGCGTACCGCCGTCGCGGATCCGCTGCGTCGGCAACGTGATGATGGATACGCTCACCCGCCTTGGCGGCGCGGCCGCCGCGCTCGGCGTGCCGGAGCGGCTGGGGCTCGCCGAGCGCGGCTACGCGGTGGCGACGTTCCACCGGCCGGCGAATGTGGACGATCCCGAGGCGCTCGGCCAGCTGCTGGCGGGGCTTGGCGCCGTCGCCCGGGAGCTGCCGGTGGTGTTCCCGATGCATCCTCGCACGCGCGCTCGCGTCGAGGCGCTCGGACCGGTCTGCCCGACGCCGGGCGTGCGGGTGATGGAGCCACTGGGTTACCTGGAGATGATCGGACTGGTGCGCTCGGCCGCCGTTGTCCTCACCGATTCCGGCGGCTTGCAGGTCGAGGCAGCAAGCCTCGGTACGCCATGCGTCACCGTCCGGCCGACGACGGAGTGGACCGAAACGATTCGCCTCGGGCTCAACCGGCTGGCACGCCGGGATGGTATGGCGCAGGCGGTGCGGGCCGCGCTTGGGGCGAAACCGGCCAGGGGGGTGCGTGCCGAGGGCTGGGACGGGGCGGCGGGCGGCCGGGTTCTCGACGCCCTGCTCGCACCCCTACCAGCCGCGGCCCCACGCGCCTAG
- a CDS encoding HAMP domain-containing sensor histidine kinase → MASVRVWDPDGPSGGAIAPALWSALREAVLAVEARWESVIEHAASPDELSSYVAYLCTAIRAAAAGQEPDMGLVPRNALSRRLVALIRVALLERLHALTPPPDAGEQLRMLGAVERIAQRLEVDWSQRFTDRLSGPDGLELVVEVVHDLRSPLTSILFLAETLQRGRSGAVNPVQERQLGLIYSAAFGLSSVASDVIELARGGDRLVDLDPIPFSITDILESVRDIVLPIAEEKSLSVRLAPPEADFRIGHPVALSRVLLNLTTNALKFTAEGFVEVAARQVSDSAVEFSVRDTGRGIPPQSMATLFEPFRRRQKQGEYAFSGSGLGLSICRKLVEAMGSTLDVETMPDWGTRFYFTLELPLAGDHGAS, encoded by the coding sequence GTGGCGTCCGTCCGCGTCTGGGACCCGGACGGCCCCTCCGGCGGTGCCATCGCGCCGGCGCTCTGGAGCGCGCTCCGTGAGGCGGTGCTCGCCGTCGAGGCCCGCTGGGAGAGCGTCATCGAGCATGCGGCCTCTCCCGACGAGCTGAGCAGCTACGTCGCGTACCTGTGCACCGCGATCCGCGCCGCGGCCGCGGGACAGGAGCCCGACATGGGACTCGTGCCGCGCAACGCGCTGTCGCGCCGCCTGGTGGCGCTCATCCGGGTCGCCCTGCTCGAGCGGCTGCACGCATTGACGCCACCGCCGGATGCAGGAGAGCAACTGCGCATGCTCGGCGCGGTCGAGCGCATCGCCCAGCGGCTCGAGGTCGATTGGTCGCAACGGTTCACCGACCGCCTGAGCGGGCCCGACGGACTCGAGCTGGTGGTCGAGGTGGTGCACGATCTGCGCTCGCCCCTCACGTCGATCCTCTTCCTCGCCGAGACGCTGCAGCGCGGCCGCAGCGGGGCGGTGAACCCGGTGCAGGAGCGCCAGCTCGGTCTCATCTACAGTGCGGCGTTCGGCCTGAGCTCGGTCGCGAGCGACGTGATCGAGCTGGCCCGCGGCGGCGACCGGCTGGTGGATCTCGATCCGATCCCGTTCTCCATCACCGACATCCTCGAGTCGGTGCGCGACATCGTGCTGCCGATCGCCGAAGAAAAGTCATTGTCGGTGCGGCTGGCGCCGCCCGAAGCCGATTTCCGCATCGGCCACCCGGTGGCGCTGAGCCGCGTCCTGCTCAACCTCACCACCAACGCGCTCAAGTTCACGGCCGAGGGATTCGTCGAGGTGGCCGCGCGCCAGGTGTCGGACAGCGCGGTCGAGTTCTCGGTGCGCGATACCGGACGCGGCATTCCACCGCAATCCATGGCCACGCTCTTCGAGCCCTTCCGGCGCCGGCAGAAGCAGGGCGAATACGCGTTCTCGGGCTCGGGCCTCGGACTCTCCATCTGCCGCAAGCTGGTCGAGGCGATGGGCTCGACGCTCGACGTCGAGACGATGCCCGATTGGGGTACCCGCTTCTACTTCACCCTCGAACTGCCGCTCGCTGGAGATCACGGCGCCTCCTGA
- a CDS encoding sigma-54 dependent transcriptional regulator encodes MGSSLAPPASPAAPPGAEPSPRDPFSIPSDVKASIRVLVVDDERTLRESCASVLQMDGYNVTLIGRGEEALDTVKRRKFDIILVDLYMSQISGVQILQAALEAYKDTIVVVMTGNPSVTSSIEALRAGAWDYLPKPFSATHLQVLIGRASHAVMVAREAQDLRLQLLRTNGHSEKIALIGISPLFRAAVELARKVAGTDASVFISGESGTGKEVIAQFIHQYSRRAHKPLVPINCAALPEGLLESELFGHRKGAFTGADREKPGLLTTANGGTLFLDELTEMSLPLQAKLLRVIQDGVVRRVGSEQADAVVDVRFMSATNRDPQEAVDEGVLRGDLFYRLRVVPIKLPPLRKRQEDIPLLANHFLTYYWQRHRQIADRTPRLSDAAVAFLRSRPWRGNVRELQNVIEHVAVLAEPDQVIQPSDIPIYEDGGERPAESPAPAVMNEAYHTAKDRVVAQFEREYLSRLISRAGGNMSKAARLASIDRTTLYRLMDKHELHRDESTGTLE; translated from the coding sequence ATGGGTAGCTCGCTTGCACCGCCCGCCTCGCCCGCGGCGCCGCCCGGCGCTGAACCGAGCCCACGTGATCCATTCTCGATCCCGAGCGACGTCAAGGCCAGCATCCGGGTGTTGGTGGTGGACGACGAACGCACCCTGCGCGAGAGCTGTGCGAGCGTGCTGCAGATGGACGGTTACAACGTCACGCTCATCGGGCGGGGCGAGGAGGCGCTCGACACCGTCAAGCGGCGCAAGTTCGACATCATTCTGGTCGATCTCTACATGTCGCAGATCTCGGGCGTGCAGATCCTCCAGGCCGCGCTCGAAGCGTACAAGGACACGATCGTCGTCGTCATGACCGGCAACCCGAGTGTGACGAGCAGCATCGAGGCACTCAGGGCCGGTGCATGGGACTACCTGCCGAAGCCGTTCTCGGCGACGCACCTGCAGGTACTCATCGGGCGGGCTTCACACGCAGTGATGGTTGCACGGGAGGCGCAGGACCTCCGGCTGCAGCTGCTCCGCACCAACGGCCACAGTGAAAAGATTGCGCTGATCGGGATTTCGCCGCTCTTCCGCGCGGCGGTCGAGTTGGCGCGCAAGGTGGCGGGCACCGATGCATCCGTATTCATCAGCGGCGAGAGCGGCACCGGTAAGGAAGTCATCGCGCAGTTCATTCATCAGTACAGCCGCCGGGCGCACAAGCCGCTGGTGCCGATCAACTGCGCCGCGCTGCCCGAGGGGCTGCTCGAGAGCGAGCTGTTCGGGCACCGGAAGGGTGCCTTTACCGGCGCGGACCGGGAGAAGCCCGGCCTCCTCACCACGGCCAACGGGGGCACGCTCTTCCTCGACGAGCTGACCGAAATGTCGCTGCCGCTCCAGGCCAAGCTCCTCCGGGTGATCCAGGATGGCGTGGTGCGGCGCGTGGGCAGCGAGCAGGCGGACGCTGTAGTGGACGTACGTTTCATGTCGGCCACCAACCGGGATCCCCAGGAAGCGGTGGACGAGGGCGTGCTCCGCGGCGATCTCTTCTACCGGCTCCGCGTGGTGCCGATCAAGCTCCCGCCGCTCCGCAAGCGGCAGGAGGACATACCGCTTCTCGCCAATCACTTCCTGACCTACTACTGGCAGCGCCATCGCCAGATCGCGGATCGAACGCCCCGTCTGAGCGACGCCGCCGTCGCATTCCTCCGGTCCCGGCCGTGGCGCGGCAACGTGCGGGAACTGCAGAACGTGATCGAGCACGTCGCGGTCCTGGCCGAGCCGGATCAGGTCATTCAACCGAGCGACATTCCGATCTATGAGGATGGCGGCGAGCGGCCGGCGGAGAGTCCCGCGCCCGCCGTCATGAACGAGGCGTACCACACCGCCAAGGACCGGGTCGTCGCGCAGTTCGAGCGGGAGTACCTTTCCCGGCTCATCAGCCGCGCGGGAGGGAACATGTCGAAGGCTGCGCGGCTCGCGAGCATCGACCGGACCACGCTCTACCGCCTCATGGACAAGCACGAGCTGCATCGCGACGAGAGCACGGGAACCCTCGAGTGA
- a CDS encoding polysaccharide biosynthesis tyrosine autokinase, giving the protein MPSDMVPPSDPRGHAVEVATPQMLAAAGDFDLSAVQPPPDEGVPWYRYIGALRRYKWLILLVILLGTGAGVLATRFLTPEYAVQATIWIESPPQRDGPVRAENIVEGYNWVELLTTYRVLDSVVAKERLYLTFSDPKDSVLFRTFHLMDRFRPGDYVLQADGNAHTFTLKSAEGLLVQTGKPGDSIGARVGFAWRPPAAAVEATNGRRIEFGVTSPRDASQYLRAQLTSSMQENGNFLRLTLTGTDPARLTSTMNTLINQYVDVAAELKKRKLTELSTILGQQLDTISNQLRDAEGKLEGFRVNAITKPSENTIITPGLQQTTAPVVDRYFEQKIQADQLKRDREALETVLKRAKAGALTVDAYQTIPSVREAPDLQNALKELSAAEAQLRELKLKYTEEYKPVQQLAERIRTIRNQTIPAYTEALIEALQQRENDLRQLVNSQSKELKQIPQRTINEQRLNRDVQSIAALHADLQTRYEAAKLAEASAIPDVRILDPAVLPERPTSNSAPRMIFMAFMASIGLALALAILLDQLDKRFRYPEQVTNELGLSILGAIPAIKNLKGAREDMEEASHVVEAFRTVRLNLVHSYGAAGPVLLTVSSPGPGDGKSLVSSNLALSFAEAGYRTVLVDGDIRRGELHRMFTTERIPGLIDYLMKAAKIDDIVRPTSHKNLMLVPCGTRRHHGPELLGSGAMNELMAELKSRYNVVIVDSPPLGAGIDPFVLGTATGNMMLVLRSGETNRQMAEAKIRLLDRLPVRVLGAVINDIRTSEHAYQYYSYVYGYVADEETEPRLTPGPKERAG; this is encoded by the coding sequence ATGCCCAGCGACATGGTTCCCCCGAGCGATCCCCGCGGGCATGCCGTCGAGGTGGCGACCCCGCAAATGCTCGCGGCGGCTGGCGATTTCGACCTGTCGGCCGTCCAGCCACCCCCCGACGAAGGCGTGCCGTGGTACCGCTATATCGGCGCGCTCCGCCGTTACAAGTGGTTGATCCTCCTCGTCATCCTGCTCGGCACCGGGGCCGGTGTGCTGGCCACCAGATTTCTCACGCCGGAATACGCCGTGCAGGCGACGATCTGGATCGAGAGCCCGCCCCAACGTGATGGCCCGGTGCGGGCGGAAAATATCGTGGAGGGCTACAACTGGGTGGAGCTCCTCACCACGTATCGGGTGCTCGATTCAGTGGTGGCCAAGGAGCGGCTCTACCTCACGTTCTCCGATCCCAAGGATTCGGTGCTCTTCCGCACCTTCCATCTGATGGATCGTTTCCGCCCCGGCGACTACGTGCTGCAGGCGGATGGCAACGCGCACACGTTCACGCTCAAGTCTGCCGAGGGGCTCCTGGTGCAGACCGGGAAGCCGGGAGACTCAATCGGGGCCCGCGTCGGGTTTGCCTGGAGGCCGCCGGCCGCGGCGGTGGAGGCCACCAACGGCCGCCGCATCGAGTTCGGCGTGACCAGCCCGCGCGATGCCTCGCAGTATCTGCGTGCCCAGCTCACCTCGTCGATGCAGGAGAACGGCAACTTCCTCCGGCTCACGTTGACGGGCACCGACCCGGCGCGGCTCACGAGCACGATGAACACACTCATCAACCAGTATGTCGACGTGGCCGCCGAGCTCAAGAAGCGCAAGCTGACGGAGCTGTCGACCATCCTCGGGCAGCAGCTCGACACGATCAGCAACCAGCTGCGGGACGCCGAAGGCAAGCTCGAAGGCTTCCGGGTGAACGCGATCACGAAGCCGAGCGAGAACACCATCATTACGCCGGGGCTCCAGCAGACCACCGCCCCGGTGGTTGACCGCTACTTCGAGCAGAAGATTCAGGCCGACCAGTTGAAGCGCGACCGCGAGGCGCTCGAGACGGTCCTCAAGCGCGCCAAGGCCGGCGCGCTCACGGTGGACGCCTACCAGACGATTCCGTCGGTGCGCGAGGCGCCGGATCTGCAAAACGCCCTCAAGGAGCTGTCGGCCGCCGAGGCGCAGTTGCGTGAGCTCAAGCTCAAGTACACCGAGGAATACAAGCCGGTGCAGCAGCTCGCCGAGCGCATCCGTACCATCCGGAACCAGACCATCCCGGCGTACACCGAGGCGCTGATCGAAGCGTTACAGCAACGGGAGAACGACCTGCGGCAGCTCGTGAACTCGCAGTCCAAGGAGCTGAAGCAGATCCCCCAGCGCACCATCAACGAGCAGCGGCTCAACCGCGACGTGCAGAGCATCGCGGCGCTCCATGCCGACCTGCAAACCCGCTACGAGGCCGCGAAGCTCGCTGAAGCGAGCGCCATTCCGGACGTGCGGATTCTCGACCCCGCCGTCCTGCCCGAGCGTCCGACGAGCAACAGCGCGCCCCGGATGATCTTCATGGCGTTCATGGCGAGCATCGGCCTTGCGCTCGCGCTCGCCATCCTTCTCGACCAGCTCGACAAGCGGTTCCGCTACCCCGAGCAGGTCACCAACGAGCTCGGCCTCAGTATCCTCGGCGCGATCCCGGCGATCAAGAACCTGAAGGGCGCCAGGGAGGACATGGAGGAGGCGTCGCACGTGGTCGAGGCGTTCCGCACGGTTCGCCTCAACCTGGTGCATTCCTACGGGGCGGCGGGACCGGTGCTCCTCACGGTGTCGAGCCCGGGCCCGGGCGACGGCAAGTCGCTGGTGTCCTCCAATCTTGCGTTGTCGTTCGCCGAGGCGGGATATCGCACGGTACTGGTCGACGGCGACATCCGGCGCGGCGAGTTGCACCGGATGTTCACCACCGAGCGCATTCCCGGCCTCATCGATTACCTGATGAAGGCGGCCAAGATCGACGACATCGTCCGGCCGACCAGCCACAAGAATCTGATGCTCGTGCCCTGCGGGACCCGGCGGCATCACGGACCCGAGCTGCTCGGATCCGGCGCCATGAACGAGCTCATGGCCGAGCTCAAGTCGCGTTACAACGTCGTGATCGTCGATAGTCCGCCCCTCGGCGCCGGCATCGATCCATTCGTGCTGGGCACCGCGACGGGCAATATGATGTTGGTGCTCCGGTCCGGCGAGACTAACCGCCAGATGGCCGAGGCCAAGATCCGGTTGCTCGACCGCCTGCCCGTACGCGTGCTGGGCGCCGTGATCAACGACATCCGCACCAGCGAGCACGCCTACCAGTACTACTCGTATGTGTATGGGTACGTGGCGGACGAGGAGACCGAGCCGCGGCTCACGCCGGGCCCGAAGGAGCGCGCGGGCTAG
- a CDS encoding response regulator has protein sequence MADRPLVLIANDQEWSARSLESILAPNGFGVVRAYTGAQTLETVPNVRPDLIILDAQMPDMHGFEVCRILRDDARLGAQTTPVIITTAGPSGRAQRIEAYQAGAWEFFGQPLDGEALLLKLTTYARAKLEADELRDENLLDPPTGLYSMKGLARRAREIGADASRRRDPLACVVFAPDLDALAPDETAAGDAPRQTAEWIGRAVRQAARASDAVGRLGPAEYGVVAPATDTVGAGRLAARLSGAVEGTPVPLPAGDRWVRMRAGYCAVPDFAESAVDVLELLLRATTALRELQKEGDSERVRSFEPPSLNLPAGTSPRAPSGPA, from the coding sequence ATGGCCGATCGCCCGCTCGTGCTCATCGCCAACGACCAGGAATGGTCGGCCAGGTCGCTGGAGAGCATCCTCGCGCCGAACGGGTTCGGCGTGGTGCGAGCGTACACCGGCGCGCAGACCCTGGAGACAGTGCCGAACGTCCGTCCGGATCTGATCATCCTCGACGCCCAGATGCCTGACATGCACGGCTTCGAGGTCTGCCGCATCCTGCGCGACGACGCCCGGCTCGGCGCTCAGACGACGCCGGTCATCATCACGACCGCCGGCCCCTCTGGTCGCGCGCAGCGGATCGAGGCCTATCAGGCCGGTGCCTGGGAGTTCTTTGGCCAACCGCTCGATGGAGAGGCCTTGCTCCTCAAGCTTACGACGTACGCGCGCGCCAAGCTCGAGGCCGATGAGCTCCGCGACGAAAACCTCCTCGACCCGCCGACCGGGCTCTACAGCATGAAGGGGTTGGCCCGCCGGGCACGGGAGATCGGCGCGGATGCCTCCCGGCGCCGGGACCCGCTCGCGTGCGTCGTCTTCGCGCCCGACCTCGATGCGCTCGCTCCCGACGAGACCGCCGCCGGGGATGCGCCGCGGCAGACAGCCGAGTGGATCGGACGGGCCGTACGCCAGGCGGCGCGCGCGTCCGATGCAGTGGGACGCCTCGGCCCGGCGGAGTACGGGGTCGTCGCTCCCGCCACCGACACGGTGGGCGCCGGACGGCTCGCGGCCCGTCTGAGCGGCGCGGTCGAGGGTACACCGGTGCCGCTGCCGGCCGGCGATCGGTGGGTGCGCATGCGAGCCGGCTACTGCGCGGTGCCGGACTTCGCGGAATCTGCCGTCGATGTGCTGGAGCTGTTGCTGCGGGCCACGACGGCGCTGAGGGAGCTACAAAAAGAGGGCGACTCGGAACGGGTGCGATCGTTCGAGCCGCCCTCCCTCAATTTGCCGGCCGGAACTAGCCCGCGCGCTCCTTCGGGCCCGGCGTGA
- a CDS encoding polysaccharide biosynthesis/export family protein: MSDAERRLVNERLKQGDFQPGDRIVLLVAGETALSDTFTVKPGKTVALPNLPDISLDGVLRSELTPYLSKQLGRYIRDVDLTATPLVRVAVLGAVGRPGFYNLPADALATDAITLAGGPAANADITKTMVQRGGAPLYTKDEMTEALQRGSSLDQLNVQSGDELVVGTKSEGIRGTLTTLGLVSGILFGVVAATRIF; this comes from the coding sequence GTGAGCGACGCCGAGCGCCGGCTCGTGAACGAGCGGCTGAAGCAGGGCGACTTCCAGCCCGGCGACCGCATCGTCCTGCTCGTGGCCGGCGAAACCGCGCTGAGCGACACGTTTACCGTCAAGCCCGGAAAGACCGTCGCCTTGCCGAACCTGCCCGACATTTCGCTCGATGGCGTGCTGCGATCGGAGCTCACTCCGTATCTCAGCAAGCAACTCGGCCGCTACATCCGCGACGTCGATCTTACCGCGACGCCGCTGGTGCGCGTGGCGGTGCTCGGCGCGGTGGGACGGCCCGGCTTCTATAACCTTCCGGCCGACGCGCTCGCGACGGATGCGATCACGCTCGCGGGCGGACCGGCCGCGAACGCCGACATCACCAAGACTATGGTCCAGCGAGGCGGCGCGCCGCTCTACACGAAGGATGAGATGACCGAGGCGCTGCAGCGCGGTTCTTCACTCGACCAGCTCAACGTCCAGAGCGGGGACGAGCTCGTGGTCGGGACCAAGAGCGAGGGAATTCGCGGCACGCTGACGACGCTGGGGCTCGTCTCCGGCATCCTGTTCGGCGTCGTGGCCGCCACGCGAATCTTCTGA
- a CDS encoding sugar transferase has protein sequence MHRLRESGPTRRISGSASERAAAPSAGRIAREWARASGADPLRYGVNVLLAAIALIILSPIFLLIAALVKLTSRGPIFYSQVRVGLDRRGGADDSSNHRRALDLGGKPFTIYKFRTMHQGAEHKSGAVWASQADPRVTLVGRFLRQYRLDELPQLINVLKGEMNIVGPRPERPLIFAELRRNITEYPLRQRAKPGITGLAQINHHYDACLDDVRTKIRYDLEYIRRQSLIEDMKIMLKTVPVVLLRRGGW, from the coding sequence ATGCATCGGCTGAGAGAGAGCGGCCCCACCCGTCGCATCTCGGGCAGTGCGAGTGAGCGGGCCGCGGCTCCGTCGGCGGGGCGCATCGCGCGCGAGTGGGCCCGGGCATCCGGCGCCGATCCGCTCCGCTACGGCGTCAACGTCCTGCTCGCCGCCATCGCGCTGATCATTCTGTCGCCGATATTCCTGCTGATCGCGGCGCTGGTGAAGCTCACCTCGCGGGGGCCGATCTTCTACAGCCAGGTGCGCGTGGGGCTCGACCGGCGCGGCGGGGCCGACGACTCGAGCAACCACCGCCGGGCCCTCGACCTCGGCGGCAAACCGTTCACGATCTACAAGTTCCGCACGATGCACCAGGGCGCGGAGCACAAGAGCGGCGCGGTCTGGGCCAGCCAGGCCGACCCGCGGGTCACGCTGGTCGGCCGGTTCCTCCGGCAGTACCGGCTGGACGAGCTGCCCCAACTCATCAACGTGCTCAAGGGCGAGATGAACATCGTCGGGCCCCGTCCCGAGCGGCCGCTCATCTTCGCCGAACTGCGCCGCAACATCACCGAGTACCCGCTGCGCCAGCGGGCCAAGCCGGGCATCACCGGGCTCGCCCAGATCAATCACCATTACGACGCATGCCTCGATGACGTGCGGACGAAAATCCGCTACGATCTCGAGTATATCCGCCGGCAGAGCCTGATCGAGGACATGAAGATCATGCTCAAGACGGTGCCCGTCGTGCTCCTCAGGCGCGGCGGCTGGTAG